The proteins below come from a single Serratia fonticola genomic window:
- the slyA gene encoding transcriptional regulator SlyA produces MESTLGSDLARLVRVWRALIDHRLKPLELTQTHWVTLHNINRLPPEQSQIQLAKAIGIEQPSLVRTLDQLEEKGLITRHTCANDRRAKRIKLTEAAEPIIREVDSVITSTRGEILSGISAEEVRLLVGLISKLEQNIIELQEKQ; encoded by the coding sequence GTGGAATCAACGTTAGGTTCAGATTTAGCACGATTAGTTCGTGTTTGGCGTGCGCTGATCGATCATCGGCTAAAGCCGTTGGAGCTTACACAAACGCATTGGGTGACATTGCACAATATCAATCGATTACCGCCAGAACAGTCGCAAATCCAATTGGCAAAAGCGATAGGTATTGAGCAGCCTTCATTGGTTCGTACTTTGGATCAACTGGAAGAAAAAGGGTTGATCACCCGACACACCTGCGCTAACGATCGCCGTGCCAAGCGCATCAAATTGACCGAGGCGGCAGAGCCGATTATTCGTGAAGTGGATAGTGTGATCACGTCGACCAGAGGCGAAATTCTCAGCGGTATCTCGGCAGAAGAAGTAAGACTTTTAGTTGGTCTGATTAGCAAGCTGGAACAGAACATCATCGAACTGCAAGAAAAACAATAA
- a CDS encoding glycine zipper 2TM domain-containing protein, which yields MIKRLLVVALASVTLAGCANQTASGDVYSASQAKQVQTVTFGTLVSVRPVQIQGGEGSSMLGTIGGAVLGGFLGNTIGGGTGRSLATAAGAVAGGVVGDSVGSAASRSNAWELEIKTDNKENIVVVQKAGSTKFSPGQRVRMAQNGSTVTVSPL from the coding sequence ATGATCAAGCGTCTTCTTGTTGTCGCTCTCGCCTCCGTCACACTGGCGGGCTGTGCAAACCAAACCGCGTCCGGTGATGTCTATTCCGCCTCTCAGGCCAAACAGGTACAAACCGTGACCTTTGGGACCTTGGTGTCCGTACGCCCGGTGCAAATTCAGGGCGGTGAAGGCTCAAGCATGCTTGGCACTATCGGCGGCGCAGTCCTGGGTGGATTCCTGGGGAATACCATTGGTGGCGGCACAGGCCGTAGCCTGGCAACTGCAGCGGGCGCCGTAGCCGGTGGTGTGGTAGGCGACAGCGTCGGTAGCGCAGCTAGCCGTAGCAACGCTTGGGAGCTGGAAATCAAAACCGATAATAAAGAAAATATCGTAGTGGTACAGAAAGCCGGGTCGACTAAATTCAGCCCAGGCCAGCGCGTTCGTATGGCGCAAAATGGCAGTACCGTTACCGTGTCTCCACTGTAA